The following DNA comes from Gemmatimonadota bacterium.
TGCCCACCCACCCCACGCTGGACGACATTTTAAAGGCACGCCGATTCCTCGACCAACACCTGTCTCCGACGCCCATGTACCGGTCCGCGGGGTTCAGCGAAACGCTAGGGTTGGAACTCCACGTAAAATACGAGAATTTCCAACCCATCCGCTCCTTCAAGGTGAGGGGCGGACTGTACACCATGTCCTTGCTCGACCTGGCGCAGTGCGCCAGGGGGGTAACCACGGCGTCCACCGGCAACCATGGCCAGGGCATCGCTTACGGCGGCGGCGTGATGGGGATCCCCGTCAAGGTGGTCGTGCCTCACGGAACGCCCGAGGTGAAGAGCGACGCCATCCGCCGCCTCGGCGCCGAGTTGGTCGTCCACGGCGAGACGATCGCCGACGGGTTCGCACGGTCTCGGGAAATCGCCGAAGAGACCGGCATGGTGTACATCGAAGACGGGGAGGACTTCGGCCTCATGGCGGGCGCGGGCACCATCGGCCTGGAAATCATGGAGGACCTGCCGGACGTGGACACGGTGGTGCTACCCGTGGGCGGCGGAAACCTGATCGCGGGCGTGGGCACGGCCATCAAGGCCACCCATCCGGACGTTCGTCTCATCGGCGTCCAGGCGTCCAACGCGCCTTCGGTCTACCGGTCCTGGCAGGAAGGCCGGACCGTGACCACCGCGACCTGCGACACCTTCGCCGGGGGACTGGCGACGACCTACCCGGGCGGCCTGGCCTTCGATGTCCTTAGAGACCGGGTCGACGAAATGCATCTCGTCTCCGAGGAAGAGATGAAGCGGGCGATCCCCGTCGTCCTCGAACACACGGGGTTCATCGCGGAAGGCGCGGCCGCGGCGGTATTCGCCCTGTGCATGCGCGAGGCGGCGGCGTGGCGGGGCCGGCGCGTCGCCTCGCTGTTCAGCGGCGGCAATTTAGGGATGGACGGCGTGCGCGAGATGGTCCAAAACCTGAAAGAATAGCATCCAGCTGGCCGATGTAAGGGGAGTAATGAAGCTATGAACGTTGCGCAGGCCGTTGCCCACGTATTGAAGAAGGAAGGCGTCGAATACCTCTTCGCGTACCCGGTCAATCCACTGATCGAAAGCGCCGCGGAACTGGACATCCGCACGGTGATCGTCCGCCAGGAACGGATCGGCCTCCACATGGCCGATGCGATGAGCCGGTTGACTTCCGGCCGCAATATCGGCGTGTTCTGCATGCAGAGCGGGCCGGGCACGGAGAACGCCTACGGCGGCGTGGCGCAGGCCTTCGGGGAATCCGTGCCCATCGTGGTGCTCCCCATGGGGTACCGGAGGAAGGTCGCACAGTTGTCACCGAATTTCCACGCCTATCTCAACTTCCAGCACATCACCAAGTCCTGCGAATACCTGGTGCTCCCCGAGACCGTATCGGAGGTCATGAGGCGGGCCTTCACCCAGGTAAGGAACGGGCGGCCCGGCCCGGCGCTGGTGGAGTTCCCGACCGACCTGCTCGGTGAAGAGGTGCCCGGGCCCTTCGACTACCGGCCGACGCCGTCCGTGCGCGTCGGACCCGATCCGGACGCGATGCGCGACGCCGCCGAGGCCCTGGTCGCGGCGGAGCGGCCGGTCATCTACGCCGGACAGGGGGTGCACTACGCGGAGGCGTGGTCCGAACTGAAACAGCTGGCCGAGCTGCTCGAGGCGCCGGTCACCACCAGCCTGGACGGCAAGAGCGCCTTCCCCGAAAACCACCCGCTTTCCCTGGGGAACGGGGGCCGGTCGATGCCGGAGCCTGTGCACGTCTTCGTACAGAACGCCGACGTGATCTTCGGCATCGGGTGCAGCTTCACCCGGACGAATTTCGGCCTGACCATGCCGGAGGGAAAGACCTACATCCACGCCACGCTGGATCCCGGCGACATCAACAAGGACGTGGCGTGCCACTATCCGATCGTGGGCGATGCCGCGCTCACCCTCCGGGCCCTCATCGACGAGGTTTCGGACCGGTTGAAAAACAAGCCGCGGGGCCGGTACGAAGGGATCGTGACCGAAATTCAGGCGATAAGACAGCGCTGGATAAACGCCTGGATGCCGAAACTAAAGGATGCCTCCACGCCTTTCTCCCCTTACCGGGTCATCAGCGACATGATCGACACCGTCGACATCGACCGGACCATCATCACCCACGACGCGGGCAGTCCACGGGACCAGTTGACCCCCTTCTGGCCCTCGACCACGCCCCTGAGCTACATCGGCTGGGGCAAGACCACCCAACTCGGCTACGGACTCGGGCTGGCCATGGGCGCGAAGCTGGTCCACCCGGACCGGCTCTGCATCAACGTGTGGGGCGACGCGGCCATCGGGTTCACGGGCATGGATTTCGAGACGGCCGTGCGCGAGCGCATCCCCATCCTCTCCGTGCTGTTCAACAACCACTCCATGGCCATCGAGATTCCCGTCATGCCTACGTCGCAGGCGAAGTACGGGGCGACCGATATTTCGGGGAACTATGCCCTGATGGCGGAGGCCTTCGGCGGCTACGGGGAGCGGGTCGAGTCTCCCGACGAGATCATCCCGGCGCTGAAGCGGGGGATCAGAAAGACGGAGGAAGGCGTGCCGGCGCTGCTGGAGTTCATGACCAGCAAGGAAATCGACTTCTCGTTCTTCTAAGGGTTGGCGACGCCGTGTCTGGGCGCGCCGCGCACCGCGCGCCCGCGCGTCCTACCGGTCGAAACGATCCGCCAGGAACGGGGCCATGG
Coding sequences within:
- a CDS encoding threonine/serine dehydratase, with product PTHPTLDDILKARRFLDQHLSPTPMYRSAGFSETLGLELHVKYENFQPIRSFKVRGGLYTMSLLDLAQCARGVTTASTGNHGQGIAYGGGVMGIPVKVVVPHGTPEVKSDAIRRLGAELVVHGETIADGFARSREIAEETGMVYIEDGEDFGLMAGAGTIGLEIMEDLPDVDTVVLPVGGGNLIAGVGTAIKATHPDVRLIGVQASNAPSVYRSWQEGRTVTTATCDTFAGGLATTYPGGLAFDVLRDRVDEMHLVSEEEMKRAIPVVLEHTGFIAEGAAAAVFALCMREAAAWRGRRVASLFSGGNLGMDGVREMVQNLKE
- a CDS encoding thiamine pyrophosphate-requiring protein, translated to MNVAQAVAHVLKKEGVEYLFAYPVNPLIESAAELDIRTVIVRQERIGLHMADAMSRLTSGRNIGVFCMQSGPGTENAYGGVAQAFGESVPIVVLPMGYRRKVAQLSPNFHAYLNFQHITKSCEYLVLPETVSEVMRRAFTQVRNGRPGPALVEFPTDLLGEEVPGPFDYRPTPSVRVGPDPDAMRDAAEALVAAERPVIYAGQGVHYAEAWSELKQLAELLEAPVTTSLDGKSAFPENHPLSLGNGGRSMPEPVHVFVQNADVIFGIGCSFTRTNFGLTMPEGKTYIHATLDPGDINKDVACHYPIVGDAALTLRALIDEVSDRLKNKPRGRYEGIVTEIQAIRQRWINAWMPKLKDASTPFSPYRVISDMIDTVDIDRTIITHDAGSPRDQLTPFWPSTTPLSYIGWGKTTQLGYGLGLAMGAKLVHPDRLCINVWGDAAIGFTGMDFETAVRERIPILSVLFNNHSMAIEIPVMPTSQAKYGATDISGNYALMAEAFGGYGERVESPDEIIPALKRGIRKTEEGVPALLEFMTSKEIDFSFF